The region aaccattatatagataGTGAGTCACTAGGGTTCCATGaatgttgggcttatggacaattataattgtagcccaacaataattatttaatccatattaatctaatctagcccatatcatTCCATAAAGGAGTGTGCTTGGGGAAATTGTGGTTTACGTTTTATGCTTCTAAAGATGAATcatgaaagagagaaaaaagaatgTGATTACTGAATTCATCTAGGACTTAGCATGCTTTTTAAGACTTCTAAGTTTGGGTTAGCGATTCTTGTTCACAGAAAGTCTCTAGAGTCCTCACTCACTCCCTCTGAATTTCTAATTGAATTGTTGAGGTAAAGGAGTGAGACTAGGTTTGGAAGGAAAATCTGGTTGGTCAAAGATTTGGCAAGCTGATAACTTTCAGCTCTTGGTCCTTTGTTGAGGATTCGATGGCAGCTTACTTGTAGAACATGGTGTGTACTCGTGGTAATTAAGTTTAACTTAATGCAGTTTGGTGTTTAGCTTGGGTTTGAAGGACTCCTCATTTACTCATTTTGTTTGATTGTGCAAGTAGATACAGGTGAGGAGAATAACGTGGCTGTTGGTAGTGGATTTCAGGAGCTGACTTGCCATTTTTGGCAAAGCTTTAAGGTATTGTTGTCCCTTTCCTTAAGAGTAGGCTGTTGTTTTACTTGTACCTTGAGATAACTAAAGGCTTTGTTTTCTTGTTGCAGGTGTCGATATGAGAGAGTGAGAGCATCCTTAGCCACGGCCTAGATCCAgacccaagtcccctccacgttaTTATTCCTTTAATTTTCTGTGTCAGGCCATAACTCCTATAACTCTACAGACCCCAACAACTATTAAATTTCCCTACAGGCCCCATCCAGACaccaactattaaattgcactattcacaactacAACCTATTTTACTCGTAGAATAAAACACACTGAACATTTAGAacacataataaaataaattgaccAACTGATTGGAATCAATAAAAAagtttattactattaattaagaATTAATCTACATCATCATCTCTTCTATTTTAATATGGATTCATCTTACTTCTAATCTCTGCCAACCTTTTTTATCTGATTGTCTCTATCTCCAATAGCCTCCTTTACCGTTCATCATCTCTAGCACTTTCATCGTCGTATGCCGATGTCATCTTCTCCATCATGTCGGATTGCCTCCAGCTATATAAgaacttcaaaaaaaataacaaaaatcacCTTTTATAACCCTACCATTTTGTCATGGAACACACACCAATGGCAATTGATTTGTCATCGGGCTTGGCCATCTAAAAAATGCGTACATATCTCACTTTGATGACCGATGGAGTATTGCTAGGCTATATAATTCATTAAGGAATTTGATATTCATATGGAAAACAATGTCTTGTTGGAGAAAATCCAATAATGGAAGAAAAAGTGAGCAAGAAGGTAGCAAATTAGACATATTTAGGGGCGGATCTATTGCATATAGAcaaggggcaattgccccacctCAACATTTCATTTATACATAGGtatagatataatattattataaaatgtgTATTATGTAATAGCTTTGCCCCCTTAGTTTGTTAATAGAAAAATCTTTATTGCCCCaccttgaaaaaaaaaacggaAGTCAAACatgtattttaaataatatttaataaaacttACTAGTTGTGTTTTAGATGGAAGATAAAAAGTCATTTGATTGAGTGTTGAAGAAGCCAAACGTGAGTCTCTCTATCTGCTCTTGAACTTGCAGAGAAAAATGAGAAGAAAGTTATACAAAAGAAATATCACAATCCAAATAGATATTATAGAAAGTTCTTGCCGGTCGTGACTTGGCTCTTGGAGGAAACGAAATTCATTCAATCTAAATCCAAACAGAGATTGACCCGCCGTCCACCGCTGCTGGATTGTGGGAGTGGAGGAGAAGCTGCTCAGCTCCCGGAGAAGAAGCCGAGAGGCGAGAaggtatatatatttaatataataaaatgtcatCTCTTAGTTTAATCGTTGATCTGCAATAGTGCtggttgaattatttttttcatcctccttataattttgtgaaatttagAGATTGAGATTTACTGTTGATCTGATCCGAGTTTGTGTAAATTATTTGTGGTAACAAATCTGAGTGTTCATTGTAGGAATGTTGTTTATGCGGATAAATTTATGTGTGGTTATGCTGTAAATCTTATTGAATTACTGTCTCTAATTTATCATACTTTATCATACACTGCACAAATACAATCCTAAATTCTTTAACTTTTCTTGTTCTCTATTAGAGTGTTAGTTATTAGTAATATTCATCATTTGATTAAACCTATGACtgaatcaattttaaaatttgattttcaaGTAACAGATGGAGAAATTTCTCAAAAGAAAGAATTTAATAGTAGAAGGAATACCATCAATTGGAGAAGGAGCAAGTGATGATCACTCTAAAAGAAGACACGTGGAAATCAATTTGGAAGGACTTCCTTCTGATCCTGGGCTTAGAAAGAATATTTTCAGTTATCATCCTAATGACCGTGATAGAATTAGAAGACATTATCTGCAACAAGGCCCGTGTCAACCTAAGGGACACGATTTTCCTCAGAAAAAAATTGGCAACATATATCGACGCTTTGTTCCAAAATGGTTTGAGGAACATGGAAATTGGATGgaatatagtgtttcaaaagaTGCTGCATTTTGCTTGTGTTGCTATCTTTATAGGCCTAATACTAGagcacaatcaagtggtgaagTGTTTGTATCAGATGGATATACtaattggaagaaaaaaaattcaacgaGCACGTTGGAGGTCCAGATAGTGCCCACAATAGAGCATGGAGAAGTTGTGAGGATTTGATGCAGCAACAATAACATATCCAATTTGCTTTTGCAAAGCAATCAACACAAGCACGAAAGGATTATCGCATTCGCTTGACGGCTTCACTTGACTGTACCCGTTTTCTTCTATCTCAAGGTATGGCATTCCGTGGTCATGATGAATCAATAGAGTCTACAAATCAAGGCAATTTTCTTATGCTCCTACGTTTTCTTGCTGGTCATAATGATGATATAAAGAAGGTTGTCTTGAATAATGCTCCGGGAAATCAAAAAATGATAGCTCCTGATATTCAAAAAGATCTTGTCCGTGCTTGTGCTATGGAGACAACTAATGTTATTCTTCATGAGGTAGGTGGTGAATACTTTTCTATATTAGTTGATGAATCTCGTGATATATCAGTCAAGGAACAAATGGTGCTTGCTATAAGATTTGTCAATTCAAAAGGATGTGTGGTTGAACGGTTTATTGGTATTGTTCATGTGAGAGACACCAAAGCTTCCTCATTAAAAGTGGCTATAGAAGTTTTGTTTTTGAAGCATAATTTGAGCTTGTCTAAAGTGCGAGGGCAAGGTTATGATGGAGCAAGTAACATGCGAGGTGAATTTAATGGACTCAAGGCATTGATCCTGCAAGAGAACTCTTCTGCCTATTATGTTCATTGTTTTGCTCATCAATTACAACTAGCTCTTGTTGCTGTGGCAAAGAAAAACCACAAGTTGCTGCTTTTTTTAACTTGGTGAACAATATAACTACTATAGTTGGAGCTTCATGCAAGCGCAAAGATTTACTTCAGGAGAAGCAAATAGAAAGACTTTTGGGAGCATTTGATTGTGGTGAACTCTCAACGGGCACAGGTTCTAATCAAGAAAGAAGTCTTCAAAGAGCTGGTGATACACGTTGGGGGTCTCATTATAGGTCACTGATAAATTTGTCGATGGTGTTCACTCCAGTTATTGAGGTTCTCCAAATCGTTGAAGAAGATGGTTTTGCAGAACAAAGTGGTGACGCATGTTTGTTATTAGGTGTTGTGCCAACTTTTGAGTTTGCATTCATTTTGCACTTGATGACGATAATCTTGGCAATCACGAATCAACTATCTTTGGCATTGCAAAGGAAAGATCAGGATATTGTGAATGCGATGGCCTTAGTTGAAGTAGCAAAACAACATCTACAAGATATGCGGGATGAAGGATGGGAGTCTCTGATCAGCGAAGTATCTATATTTTGTGAGAAAAATGATACTGAAATCTTAGATATGAAGGACATGTATAAGACTCCTGGTCGAGGTCGTCCTCGAAGGAAAGGTGAAGTTTTGACGAACTTGACTTATTTCAGGTTTGAGCTTTTTAATGGTGTGATCGATTGGCAACTACAAGAACTCAACAATCGCTTCAATGAGGCTAACACAAATTTGCTTCTTTGCTTGTCTTGCTTAAGCCCAAAGAGTTCCTTTACTGCTTTTAACAAATCCAAATTGATTGAACGTGCTCATTGTTATCCTTTGGAGTTCTCTGAAGTTAGTTTTCGGTTGCTTGACAAACAACTCGAGACTTATATCCGCGACATGAGATCACATGAAGAGTTCTCAAATCTTGAAAGTATTGGAGATCTTTCTCAAAGGTTAGTTGCTACAGGAAGACATATTGTCTATCCATTGGTTTATTTGCTTGTGAAGTTGGCTTTGGTTCTACCTGTTGCGACCGCATCATTTGAAAGGTATTTTTCGGCTATGAAAATTGTGAAAAGCCGTCTTCGTAATAAGATGGGAGACTCTTGGATGAATGATTGTTTGGTTACATATATTGAGAGAGATATATTTTGTAAGATTGATGCTGAAAGAATTTTGCGTAGTTTTCAAGTCATGAGACCTCATCGGGAACAATTGTAATTGTTTTGTCCATGCTTAATATATTTTAGTATCTTTTTGTTTTATgtctattcatttatttgtatatatttatatttttgccccCTTTGGTACAATTTTCTGGCTCCACCCCTGGTTTAGGGTAGGTGTTCACGGTTCACCAttttcatgaaccggaaccggccagccaagggtcccggcggttccggttcaaaaaaccgccggatCACGAGGCGGTTCGAAACCGCCAGTTCGGCggttcaaaatttttaatttttttttcttctcgttttagtgtttattttaacgagactacaagtcacaagtcacaacttataagttacaatttacacttaatgttggacttgagcctttgggttgaaagagagtgtattggatgattctcttttatagttacatgttcttggatgtgttgctctttctttcaatgtgggataaaactccttatttataactacatgatacattttcatcatctttgtttatattagtttatatcttaactatcttctattattacaacttaacaacaaatataattacataaagtattattctttaattctttatcattatcgatttgtttgtgtataagtttatgtgtatgttaactaataaataccattatacacattaagaagataattattatacaaattgtattaatctagtgataactataatatgaataattatttatctatatacaaatcatattactcaataattgtttattcttatctatcttatattcacaaataataattttatttatataaataataattttatttatataaataataattttatttatataaattataaatttatttgtataaattatactacatctattagaataacaactattatacaaaatcatactattagtctactactaatatataaatatataaactatattataccactaaacaaatcattcttttgttatctatttttatcattattataccaattatattaattgttatttttttcacattttaatcaatatattgagaaaaattagcaacatgcttacatttaaatccaattatttgaacacgttcacattctataaatatacaaattattagcaacatgcaacattcaaatttaattaaactaatgtagttgatgctattattatctataaaattgtcttagaaaaaaaatcataacaaaaataaagataaagttagtgaataataaaattagtaaaaaataaagaaaagtagaaaataaaagaaagttttgtatcccacattggaaaaagatgaatgaatgatctaaacatgtagttataaaagaaaatacttcaacatattttgtctcacattgaaagtgaaacaaaaaatattcaaggatgtctctataaaagagaaacaaccaagaatggtttcttagaattcttaaaagtgagcacatttaaatccaattattattattatttgaacacatccacattctataaatatacaaattatgagcaacatgcaatatttaaatttaattgaactattctattgattctattattatctataaatttgtcttagaaaatgaatcataacaaaaataaagataaaggtagtgaataataaaatgtagtaaaaaataaagaaaagtagaaagcaaaagaaagttttgtataccacattggaaaaagatgaatgaatgatctaaacgtGTAGTTATAcaagaaaatatttcaatatattttgtcccacattaaaagtgaaacacaaaatattcaaggatgtctctataaaagagaaacaacaaaGAATGGTTCTTAGAATCATATGcctaacaaataaatatgagttattatgaaattattgtatttatttatttgtgaaaattgatttttatatatataagttgatttttataaataataattttttttaatgttatgaaCTGGTGGTTTGAActggcgaaccgccggttccggttcgcgATATTTCTGGACTTGAACCGGCCAGCTTGAaccgccgacgccggttccggttccgattcaTGAACCGGCGCCACctgtttgtgcatgcctagtttAGGGTAATTAGGCTAATGAACTTATTTGGGCATTTCACTAATAATTAGTTACTTTACAAAGTCTtgatttgaattaaattaaattaaattaattttcatgAATGGAATCATTGTGTAATTGCTTACTCATTGATACACACTATAATTTGtacaataattataataaattcaCTTAATTTAAATTAGTGCCTAAAATTGTATAACTTCCCATTAGTAACAGCATTACTTGAAATTAAATTGAGTagtaatagtactattattctTTATGATTCTTTCAACACAATTAGTAACGTCTATATATATGAATTTCAAACCCTGATACTATGATTCTTTTAAgagtagtgatttagagacataatgtctctatgACATAATGCCCCTATGTCACTTTGCCATAAccttaatttaaatatgtacTAATATACCCTTATTTTAGATAAAAGGAATATTAGTAGT is a window of Salvia splendens isolate huo1 chromosome 3, SspV2, whole genome shotgun sequence DNA encoding:
- the LOC121796808 gene encoding uncharacterized protein LOC121796808 is translated as MVFTPVIEVLQIVEEDGFAEQSGDACLLLGVVPTFEFAFILHLMTIILAITNQLSLALQRKDQDIVNAMALVEVAKQHLQDMRDEGWESLISEVSIFCEKNDTEILDMKDMYKTPGRGRPRRKGEVLTNLTYFRFELFNGVIDWQLQELNNRFNEANTNLLLCLSCLSPKSSFTAFNKSKLIERAHCYPLEFSEVSFRLLDKQLETYIRDMRSHEEFSNLESIGDLSQRLVATGRHIVYPLVYLLVKLALVLPVATASFERYFSAMKIVKSRLRNKMGDSWMNDCLVTYIERDIFCKIDAERILRSFQVMRPHREQL